The DNA sequence CATTGTAAAACCGAGGGGAGCGGAGGTGAGGGGATGAACctgggggagggctggtggggggcACGCCACTGGGCCCTGAAAGGAGACAGCACCTGGGGGAACTGCGTCCATCTACAGACTCCACGGGCCATACCAAGTTTATGGTTTGGATTATTCCAGAACACCCAACAAATGCTGAGAGCACAGAGACCAGGTGAGGGCTTGAGGCCAAACCATaccacctgcccttccccggGGAGCCGGCCGTGAGCCCACCATCGGCTCCATGCCCAGCACGCAGGCAGCGCGCGCTGATGCTCCAGCCTGACTCTCTCTTCAGAGAGACAGTTTTCTCTCTACTCTCCAGGGGATGACAGTTGAGAAAGGTGTTGCTTAAACATGAGTGTGTTGACAAAAGCCTGGGAAACCGGCCACCACACTATTCTGGGGAAGGTCCAGTCCCCAGACCCAAATTTTCGtcaaaaagtacattttaaacttTCCCACTCCGGTTACATAAGGCCCACCATATAGAGGTTTGTAGAATTACTAAGGCAGTGGCTTCTAGATACTCATTCATGATTAATTCAGAAAACCCAAAGGGTGGCCCCATGTCACCCCAGGGTGACACTCTCTCAGCTCACACCTCCCATCTGGTTCCTTCTGTTCCCTGCACCCCCCAAGCTCACCCTCTCCATAAGGGTTGTCCTGACACCCCATGCTCTTAGGAGGGGATTCTGATCACAAGGTGCTTCACCAGAGAGACCTCGCTTCTTGGTGGTTCAAATAAGAATAACCAAgcaaaaaaatccattttttctataaaagtttattttgtaatttttccaaGAAGTggtaaggaaaaaaattgaaattatggaAAGGTAAGATAGAATggtctataaaaataatttaaatacacaTTAATAATAATGCAACATTTCTTTCTAGCAACAACTAGTAGGTAATCGTGCCCaagatttttctaaaacatatctaaaatatattttagatagaTAACAGtacctgcagacacacacacaaatacaccaCATACGCACgtgtgcacacatatatacagctcaagtatttttttctgtgcatctcagCTGACATAGCTAGagtggaaaacaaaaaagactaaATGCCTGAGTGTCTTGATAGTTGAACAAATGTGAAGTGGATAGAGAGTGCTAAGACTTTGCTTCCCAATCTCTCGGTTGCTAGCCTGACCTCTGGGGTCTTCTCTGAGACGTTAAACTGTTTTTGGAATCTGCTCATCAGATTGTGGTCAGTAAGGCTCTGCAGGGTGTATCAGCTCAGGAAGCCCCACTCTCTCCTGCCCGCCTCCGCTTACGGATTGGGAAGGGGCGCGATTTTAAAGGGGAAGCTCTTGGGCCTGATCACATCTGGCCGATCCTTTGCTTCAGCGCCAGGACCTCTCTCTCGATTTCATAGGGGAGGTCGGCGTTGACTTGTTCCTCCAGGTACTTGTGGATGTCTTCCGCCTCCTTCTCCCAGAACTCCTTGGAGATGTCAAAGAGCTCCTTCATGCTGACGCCCCCCAGGCCTTTCAGATCCAGGGAGTCCTCCTCAGGGATGTAGCCGATGGCTGTGAGCCTGGCGCCGCCTTCCCCGCTGATCCGGCGGAACATCCACTCCAGCACCCTGGAGTTCTCTCCAAAGCCTGGCCAGAGGAATTTGCCTTCCTTGTCCTTCCGGAACCAGTTGACATGGAAGATCTTGGGCAGCTTGGCTGCAGGGCGCTGGGCCAtgctgagccagtgggccaggtaTTTGCCGAAGTTGTAGCCAAAGAAGGGCCGCATGGCAAAGGGGTCGTGCATGATGACCTTGCCTAGTCACAGAGAGGGGGACCATTATAAATGATGCTTTCATGGGACAATAGTGGCGCCATTTATTGTCGACATAAGCATGctcagttttctctctctctacacatacagatagagacagagaaagatgcagagagagagagacagagagacccagagagacAGTGCGCTGATGAGCCCCCTCTGTGGTCTCAGACCTTCCCTCTGATTTACCTTTGTGCTCCGCAGCGGCCGTGGCCTCCGATCTCATGGCCGCCCCTACAAACACTCCATGCTGCCAGCTGAGAGCTTCATAGACTAGAGGGACACCTttagcaggaaaaaagaaaaaaatcctttaaggCTTTGACACTTATATGAGCCTTTGGCCCATGATGTTATCTCACACAATGGAAAGGCAGAAGGCATGCTTCTAATTGAGCTGATTTTGCATTCTTGATGCTCAAGTGCAGAAAATGGCTGAGTCAAAGTTATACCACTAAGGCCCTGCAGAAAAAGCTAACTTGGATGAAGCTACATTAGATCGAGGACCCAGAAAGGTGCTAGGGGCCAGAGGGTAGGTCCTACATTTGAGCTTGCCAATTATCCTGGATTTTTGGAAAGGAAACTCGAGATCTTTGGCACCCTGACAAGGTCATGGAAAAGGAGAGGTGCCACGGATGCCCTCTGGCAGCCAGCACACCCGTGTTCCCAGCCTGAACAGTGGAGAGCCTCACCAGCAGGTCGGCGGCCTCCAAAGATGATGCCCTCGATGGGCACTCCTTCTGGATCCTCCCAGGCAGGGTCAATGATGGGGCACTGGCTGGCAGGGGTGCAGAACCGTGAGTTGGGGTGGGCACAAGGTTCCCCTACAATAAGAAGAGCAGAGAGGCCCCTTGGCATCTGGCCCAAACAAGTAGCACCTATAGGCTGGAGCACAGCAGTGACCAGGGGCAGCTTACCGTCCTCAGGGGTCCACTCCTTGTTCCTCCATGAGGTGACCCTGATACCCGGGGCCAGTGGCTGGTCGATGCCTTCCCAGTAGATGCCCCCGTCACTGGTCGCAGCCACGTTGGTGAAGATGGTATTCTCCTGGATGGTCCTGATGGCATTGGGGTTTGTCTTCACAGACGTTCCAGGAGCGACTCCAAAAAAACCATTTTCTGGGTTGATAGCTCTTAAGTTACCTGCAAGGTTTTCAGCCAGAGAATGAGAGAAGAAGCCAAGCAAAGCATAACAAATATTCAATATCTTGCCAGGCTAATTTTTGTACCAAGTTCTCCAGTCTTTTTGCCTTCCTCCCTAGATCATACTTGTTTCCTCATTCGAGCCTCATATTCAGTTTTGAGGTGTTTAtgaccctttcttcctcctcagtCCCCCGCCAACATGACGTTAACAGATGGACTGTGTAAACAGCAACATGTGGCTCCTTTTCAATCCAGATTCTATACTAAATTAAAGAATGCTTACAGAATACATATTTCTAAGGCATTACAAGATCTGAATACCTGAACTAAACATCTAAACACCATGGATTTAGGAGAATTTGGTATGTTTTGAAAGCCAAGCTTTCTGTTAGGTTGTATTATTATCATAGACAGCTGGGCAGAAAAGAGTCACCTTGTTGGTCAAATTTCATCCAGGCAATGTCGTCTCCCACACACTCGATTTTCCACCCCGGGAGGGTGGGGCTCATCATGGCCAGGTTGGTCTTGCCACAGGCGCTGGGGAACGCAGCTGCAAAGTACTTCTTGCGGCCCTCGGGGTCGGTTATGCCCAGGATCTGTGGAGACAAGTGCCCTCCTcagccttcccttcctttctcctccagtGTACTGAGAACCCCAGAAGGCTAGCGCCCCAAGATCTATTTCTTAAGCTGCCAAAATGGATATTATAAGTAATGAAGTCCGAAGGAGCTCTGTTGGTCCCATTGTGTCTGAGTCCTTCAGAAGGGACACCTGCTAGCGCATTAATAACTCTTGATGGGATCTCCAAATCTGTCCTTGGGGCATACTGGGTCTTGCACAATTCGGCAAATACATTGCTGAATGTATTTGCCAccacactccccccacccccaccaggtcTCCATGTTAGGGTGCCTTGCATCTTACCAGCATGTGCTCTGCCAGCCACCCCTCCTCCTTAGCCAGCCGGCTGGCCATCCTGAGGGCGAAGCACTTCTTTCCAAGCAGTGAGTTCCCACCGTACCCACTCCCGAAGGAGATGATTTCTCTGCGGTCAGGCAGGTGGGCGATGAGTGTCAGCTCCGGGTTACAGGCCCAGTTGTTAACCAAAGGTTCTGCCCAGAGGGGGACATATCCTACATTAGTGTGCCACGTTCCCCCGTGGGGTCCCCAGACCCAAGGCCCAGCATTTAAAGCtaagctgttttgttttttaattttaacttttgattTTGAAGTAATATGCTTACTTTTTAATGGCAAAGGGCAGCCCACAGAATGCAGGCACTTGACAAATTCGCCATCACCCAGTGCTTCCAGGATAGGCGTGCCCATTCGCGTCATGATGCGCATGCTGGCCACCACGTAGGGCGAATCCGTCAGCTCGATGCCAATCTTTGACAGAGGCGAGCCCAGGGGCCCCATGCTGAATGGGATGACATACATGGTGCGACCTGTGGGGCCAGTGGTGGAACTGGTGAGAAGTGACCTCAGAATCACAAACAACCAGCATTGTTTTCCTAGAGGGACCTATTCTCATGGATGCAGTAACATCACACCCTTGACGTGTGCACCCCTCGATTTAGAAGACTCCACTGGAAAGTGAACAGAATACTAAAATGAAAGATTTCATAAATGTGCAATTGGCTTCCACCTAGCTATCTTAAATCCATATGCATGCAAACAGTTTTCATGTTCATAGGAGAGAATCGAACCAGAACTGAAACACTCATTTTCAATACATTTCCAATTTCATATATTGAATTTGAAGATCTCTGAGGCCATGAGAGTTTCCTCCACTACTGTAATAATTACCATTAGGATAGACGTGATCATGAAagatttgcttttgcttttatttcattttgcccAATCAAATAAATGTTTCATTCACCTGCCATGCACCCTGGAAACCGGGCATTGAACGCTTTCTCAAAGTCCTCCTCTGACATCCAGTGACCCAGTTGGCTGAGGCCGGTTTTGGGGATGGGCACCGTATCTCTTTGCTCTTGGGTAATGATGACCGTCTTGCTTTCAATTCTGGCCACATCCCTGGGGTCAGTGAGAGCCAACCAGCTGCAAAAGTAAAAAGTACAGAGATTCAGAATATAGAGAAACATGCCGCTCTATTCGGCATAGCATCTGCACACTGCATTCCCTTCAGCCAAGCATTGTTCAGGAACACACCAGTCTCACTCCGTATCGTGTTCTTCCCACACCTGGCAGAAGCCAAGTACCCTGACGATGTTCCATAAATGTGGACAACCTCACCTATGGGGACACAGTCAGGGAGACATTTACTAGAGTACAAGTTAGTCTTTTAGCACAGGGACCATCTGACTTTCATTTTTATCAGAGCTCTAGTTTGCAGAGATCATTTGGGTATTTATGTGCCATCTCACTGCAGACTTGGACGCCTCTGCGACTGTCATTATAGCAGTCTATACAGTTCtggctgttgtatttttttttcaagagaatgcagccctcccacctccccagcatTCTCATCATCCTCTTTCCAGAAATGGTGCAATGGTGGAAGGGAAGGTGTGAATGTGGTTCTTGGGGCTATACTTACCAGTTGTTGTACTTCTTCAGCCTCTTGACCATCCCACGTTCCTCCATGTGGTCCAGCAGCTGCCGGTTCTCCTCCTCCGAGCCATCGCAGATGTGGATGTGATCGGGCTGACACAGCTTGGCGCTGTTCTCCACGAACTCTCTGACTGCCTGGGGCAGGCTGTCCAGGGTGCCCTGGATGACTTTGGCTGAGAAGTTGAGGCCGTTTTGGAGCTGAGGAGGCATTTCTGCAGGGTTGTGCTGAGGGGCACAGATGCCACGGTTCCCTGAGGTAGAAAACAAGGGTTTCTTGAACAAAAGCAACAGACAACCTCAACCAGACTCAACAGGCTTTGTTGAAGGTGCACATCACCTGACAGTCATAGTGCTAAGGATAAATGAGAAGTTTGTTTGTGTTGACTCcataatttttagaaatacaaattaaaatgctCTACCTACCTTTCTTCTCTTTGGTTGATCTCTATCAGAGATCCAAGGGTTTCTTTCAAGGCTCTTCCCGCAGGTGAGCGTGCATTCCCAGGGAGAAGGCCCTGTTTGCTGTTTGGTGGCAGAACCTCCCGACTTTAAATCCCATGAAGAAGAAAGGCCAGGCCCCTCAGCTGCACCCTGGGAGGCTTGTCTCTGACGTCATCAAGGCCATCGTCAATTATGCTCTGGACCAGCTCCCCACAGTAAACCCCAGGGAGATAATCATTGCACAGACGGTTGTTAATGAATGCTGGGTGGCCTCTGGCCCCTAGACTGGCCAAAACAAGTCCTTACACAACTTCTGATTGACTAGACTTTGACCCAGATCACTGCTGATGCAAAGCACCTCGCCCTTCCATGGACAGGCAAGTGAGCTCAAGCATGAGCTGGCAGGAGCGTCTTCTGGATATCGGGTCGTTGGCAGCATGTTCTGTGTGCTGATGGCTGCTGGTTGGCAAAACGCTCCAGGGGTGAGGTGTCACACCACAGGCAAAGGCCCATGGGAACTGCACACCTGAATGAGGGGGAGTGCATGGCTCACTGGCAAAGGGCTGACCTAGTCAGGGCCCAATAGCCTTACTGAGTGtcacttttcccccttatcccccaCCCTAGATGTACACTCCACTAGGGCAGGGATTTTGCTTACTTgctatttatgtatgtatagCTCCTAGCACATACTAGGCACCGGATGAATGAGTGCCAAACATTGTTCTGTGTGCCTTGCACTGACCACCTCACTGCTCTGCTACCCTCTGAGGTGGAGCCTATGAACAACCCTGTgtacaaggaaactgaggcacagctaGGCTGGACGACTACTCCAGGCTCCCTAACTGCAAGCCAGCAGAGGGAGGATTGGAATGTGAGCAAGCTTGGCTCTGGAGCACTAGTCTAGACTGTCTCTCGTGAGGTGCCATTACCTTTCTGGAACCTTCTGGGTATCCTCCCTAGGTCTGGGCTGGGTGCGGTGACTCCTGGAGCTAACTATGCACTTGTTGTGGCCCTTGCAAGTCCAGTGTCATGGGGAGTGGGAGGGTGTGAGTGGTTTTGCTAGATTACACTTGAGCAATGAGACCTTTATAACAGAAGAATTTGCTTTGCAAGCCCTCAGACTTTAGTCCAACTCCATGATCTGTGGAGTGCTTGCTGGTGTTTTAAGAGCACTGGGTGAGAAGTCAGAGAACGGAGCTGGGCTCCAACTCCCCGCAGCCAGCCAGGACGCCCCCAGAGCCCTCTCCCTCAGAGGACATTGGGAGGGGACTTCCTGCCTCCCCTGTGGGGGATGCGCTGAAGTAATTCCAGGACCATGTCTGTGAGGAGCTGTGGCAGACACGAGGCCCTGGGAAGGGCAACCTCAGTCTGAGGGCACTTACGGGTTGACCTCACAAGGCTTTGCTTCCAGCACGGGGCTAGGTGTACATATGTCTGCAACCTCCCCCCAAATCACCAACTCCTCGCTAGGTCTCCGTTTTTCAGATTGTTATTCAACCAATTGAATCTTTCAGTATAAACACCATATggaatgttttgtttatttcctttttaagtcaCCTGAATTCATTATTTGGGGTGCTGTCAGGCATATATGTTATTGTCATATGCAAATTCAACCACAACGTAACGCTCAGTTGCTGAGGGACACTTTCTTAGCGTGTGACGCCATCAGTGAAATTAGCCATTCAAATGTGCAACCAAGAATACGCAACACACATATTTATACCAGGGCTGTTCATCCCACCCAATGGGTAGAGACTCCCATTTGGCTGATAAAACTGAAATAGGTTTGATTCTCTTGAAGAGCACACAGATTGAAAATAAGAATGAGAAACCAGAACTTAGGTGCAGTTTTAAATGCTGCCCATAATTCAAGGTATTTCTGTTGTGAGTCTTTGGGGGAGAAAGGGCTCATTCAATTAAAACGTAGGAGCCCTGAGTCACCCCCGCCCTTCACCCAAGTGTTTAGTTACCGACATTTACATCATAGGACAATGGCATTATTCCTTTGCAAAGGTCCCTTGTCAAAATGTTGAGAAGCAAATTGGGCTGCAGAATTTATCTAAAAGTAGGAGTTCTCCAGATGAAACAAGTGGTACAATAAAAGCTAGAGTTTGGAGGACACACAGCAGAAGTATGGACAGAGTTCCCTTATCCTCCAGTTGGTGAAGCCCTCAGGGCCCCTGACCTCAGAGACTCCCTGCCTCAAAGTGGATTCATTGAGCCGCACTTTTAAGGGCTGGACAGATATCAGCATCGTCCTCATTTACCCATGGGCTTCACTGTAAGTAAGCCTCAAAACCTAGTACCCGCTGTCCGTTTGGACGGGATGCTGAAGGGGCGACCAAGCCACCACCCTGCTGGTGACCCCTGAGGACCCTCAGTTAGAACCCCCCACATTTTCACCACGTTCCAAgggtggctggggaggatgggggctACCTCCACCGGGCTTACAATGCTAGTTGCATTTGTCACTTTTTGGACAAATGCCACAGGGACCCCCTAACTTTTCAGGGGCTACTTAACGTAGCACACGTATGTCCTAAGGTGAAAGGctgctccttaaaaaaaaaaaaatgtgacgaGTTGATGCCAGACACATCCCGGGATGGGTCACTCATCCTCGGTGGGCTTGGCTTCCCCGCCTCAAAGCCTAGATGGCCCTTCAGATTCCAAGTGCCTTTGATTTCAGGTGTCACAGAGGAAGCAACTCCATTTTCCAAGCTTGCAGCCAAAAGAGTGCGGACAGATTCACCACGAAATATGGTTCCAAACCTGCCTGCAGGGAAGAGACAGCGGGCACCAGGCAAAGCTCCAGGCAAGAACCAACTGTGTAGTTACTGCATAAGCCATGTCGCACCTGCTGTGCAGTTAGAAAATGGACACATTCTGCAGTGCAGTCATCTGCTGCAAATAGGAGACAATCACTGCTGGGGACCGAATGCTCCCCGTCCTTTACACTCCCTGGTAACCATGCAGATTTGTGCTCACCAGTAACAAGTGGCTCGTAACAAAAATGTCTTTTCTGGTCCATGTGGGGATAATTCCTGACTCGGTCAATCTAACTCAGATTTTCAGCTCCTCTCCCGAGCAGGAGAATTCATACAACGGAGCCTGGGGGACACATCGCCCTGGGTGGGGGTCCAGCAGGCATGTCTCATGGGGGGCAGGTCTTCTGATGTAGCTGTGGAGCCCTGAAATATTTCCAAGTTGGAACACCCTGGAATTCAAGGCCCCCTCAGGACTGCCGTTCCCCTGTCCTGGTACGGAGGCAAAGCCCGTGTTCTCACGTGCAGGAAACCCTGTTTGTCTGAACAACAATCACAGCATCTGGTGAGAAAGATGCGATTCCCCAAACCGGACTGCATGGCTTTGAAGGGGTAACCAAGTAAGACAGATGGTAAAGGGGGAGCAAAACGTTTACTTTTGCATTTTGGATacttaaagaaaagtaaaattgctgAGAGGCATTTGATCCCGAGTCAGCACAGGTAGGGAGAGCTCGCCTCGTCGGCGTGCTGCCGTTTCAGACAGGCAGCTGGGAGACGGGCTGGGGGAGGCTCTGCACCCTCACAGGTGGCGGAGTCACACGTAATGTTGGGATTTGCAGTCATGCTGACCCCTGTTCTGCAGTTCTTCTGCCCCAAGCTGCCTGAGAAGATGCGAGCTTCCTTTCCCTGGCTTGGCACCAGGAAGCTGTGATGCAAGAAGCCTCTTTCTGGACCCTTCTCTGCCTCGTCCAGAGCTGACACGGCTGGGACTAGAAGGGCCTCAGGCACGGATGTGTGTCCCAGGGGCTGGCCTCTGCTCGCAGGACCTCGTGAGCTCTCTCTCCAAGTAGCCGACCAAATCCTCCAGGGGTTGGACAGCCATGGGAGGTCCAGGCTTTGAGACACCAACGTCTAGACAGAGGGCTCAACCTCACGGAGCAATGGATCCCACCTGGCCATTAAGGTCAGCAGAAAGGGAGTCTGACTCAGTATTTCCACCTGCAAGCAGAGCCCGTGGGGTCCTGCAGAGGCAGTGCAGCACCATAGCCACCCGCATGCGCGCCAGAGGCAGACGCTTCCATTCAGATCTTGACCATGTGACCTTAGTCAAGGCATCCCTCTCACgcttcctcagtttcctcacctgctaACTGAGGATAGTTATGGCTCCTGCTTCCTAGGAAGTTATGAGGATCAGGTCTGGCAACCCAAACACACACTTAAAACAGGGCCTGGCATAACAGAGAAAGCACTTAGAAACACTGAGAGTTAAAAAGCACCATTTTTCACGGGCACAAATTCTTTGATTCATTAACAGTTGGCTCCGAGGGGTGCaagcaagggagggaggggacaaaAACATAACGGCACAGTCCTCAGCTTCTGGGATTCTGTGTTCTCAATCCTTCAGCATCCTCCACACCTCAAaccatgcctgacacatagtaggcactcagtgaaTGTCTGCTAAACAAGCCCACGTGGGAAGACAAGTCTGTACACATAGGAACCAAAGTGTACAAGGGCCTCAAAGGCCCAATCCGGAGAGCACCATGAAGGCAAGAACACAGCAACCCACGCGCCCGCGGCCCGGCAAAGCCCTCAGCGCACAGTAATGGCAGAACCTCTGCGGTTTCTATTGAACTTTTTCCATATGCTTTCCTGTCTACTCATCTCCTCGCTCATTTTCTTGAACCAGATTTATGTTATTATGCGTGTGGAATAAGCAGCTCATTTTTCACTCCTGACACTGCCGGTCCCCCAGTTCATCAGCTCCCCAGAGCACGTCCTGCCCAGACTGATCCGCCACCCTGAGCAGGCATTTATTTGGAGCTGCGTTGTTTACTTTTCTGGAAGTCCTACAGTGCATTCTCATAATTGCAAGCATCAAGAGCTGCAAGACGTACACACATTCAATAAAATAGGTGCACTGCACAGCCTGAGTCGTTTTTAAAGTCCTGAGTTATGACCGAATGGGCTTCTATTAGCAAACGGTAGAGCTCATTGTGAATACCAGTGAACACTTCTGGTGAGAGACGCCTCTTGACAGCTCTGATGAATGACTGGGATCACTTTCCACCTGGCTCAACTCATTTCAATTGTAAGCTGCTGAAAAGGTCCCTTTTTACTTGCCCTTTGCTAAGTGCTGAGGTTTGAACCAAAGTCCAGTCTCAAGCTGGGTGCCTAATTTTCATTAACAATATCTTCAGCCTATCAATCACTGTTAACTAACGGGAGCAtttgaagaaattaatttaaacCTGGTGAGAGGAAGCATGGCAGCGCATCGCACATCCCCTCCCCGATGGACTCTGCAGGACAGGCCACACCCCAAAAATACAGCGACTTAGGCTGGCCGGACTCAGCTTTCTCTGATGGAGGACAGTTTCCCCTTTGGCGAGTGGCTTCCTGTCCCTGGGGACTGTGCAATGGCAGTTTTTCCAACACTGCACCTCGTTCCCCAGAAGCACTGGGGCTGCAAGAGGCCCCTGATGGTGTGGGGGCCAGGCTGGTCCATGGGTGAAGGTCAGATGCCCCGTCTCAGTAATTCGCCTCACATCACAGTCAGCCTTTGTTCCGTGGGCTACTCATACCAGTCAGGCCTCTCCATTCGTGCccggggtggggagcagagaaag is a window from the Manis javanica isolate MJ-LG chromosome 5, MJ_LKY, whole genome shotgun sequence genome containing:
- the PCK1 gene encoding phosphoenolpyruvate carboxykinase, cytosolic [GTP] → MPPQLQNGLNFSAKVIQGTLDSLPQAVREFVENSAKLCQPDHIHICDGSEEENRQLLDHMEERGMVKRLKKYNNCWLALTDPRDVARIESKTVIITQEQRDTVPIPKTGLSQLGHWMSEEDFEKAFNARFPGCMAGRTMYVIPFSMGPLGSPLSKIGIELTDSPYVVASMRIMTRMGTPILEALGDGEFVKCLHSVGCPLPLKKPLVNNWACNPELTLIAHLPDRREIISFGSGYGGNSLLGKKCFALRMASRLAKEEGWLAEHMLILGITDPEGRKKYFAAAFPSACGKTNLAMMSPTLPGWKIECVGDDIAWMKFDQQGNLRAINPENGFFGVAPGTSVKTNPNAIRTIQENTIFTNVAATSDGGIYWEGIDQPLAPGIRVTSWRNKEWTPEDGEPCAHPNSRFCTPASQCPIIDPAWEDPEGVPIEGIIFGGRRPAGVPLVYEALSWQHGVFVGAAMRSEATAAAEHKGKVIMHDPFAMRPFFGYNFGKYLAHWLSMAQRPAAKLPKIFHVNWFRKDKEGKFLWPGFGENSRVLEWMFRRISGEGGARLTAIGYIPEEDSLDLKGLGGVSMKELFDISKEFWEKEAEDIHKYLEEQVNADLPYEIEREVLALKQRIGQM